Part of the Luteibacter yeojuensis genome is shown below.
GTGCGCGGTGGTGAGCAGCGAATTGCGACGGTGGGATGCGGCCACAGCTGCTATGGGGGCGCACCTCGTTGTAATCTCGACGCCAATCCCCGATCACGCCGC
Proteins encoded:
- a CDS encoding integrase core domain-containing protein, with protein sequence GVIGDWRRDYNEVRPHSSCGRIPPSQFAAHHRAQQDNNAVIFNPGLSQ